Part of the uncultured Cohaesibacter sp. genome is shown below.
TCAGCAACAGATCACCAAGAGAGCCGAAGGGGCTTTCAGCAATGGCATCGAAACAGGTGATCTGGACGTTGGTGGGCGTCCAGCCGACACCACGCTTGAGGCGCTTTTCAACTTCCTTGAGCGGGAAGGACTTGCCGCGGGATTTGCCCGCAATGTCGGAGGTAAGGACGAAGACGAGGGGATTGGTGATCACTTTATTATTCTCCAAAGTCTAATCGCATCGAATCCCAATGCTCGATGCGTTGCTTGGTTGTCTCCCAATGGGAATCGGCAATATTGGTCAGGGTTGCTTCAATCACGGCAAAGGCGCCGGAGTAGCTATCCCACAAGGTGTTGGTATTGATGGGCACAGCGAGAATTTCCGAGGCATGGCGCGAAACCGGCGACATCCAGTGGTCGGTCATCAGCACCACCTGCGCTTTGCGCTCTTCGGCAGCCTTTCGGGCAAGATGGTTGAGATTGGACTGATAGCGGCGGAAATCAGCGATCACCAGAATATCCTTGGCCTTCATGCGCAACAGGTATTCCGGCCACATTTCAGGGTCCGAGGGCAGATGGTAGACCTTCTGGCGGATCTGACGCAGATGGCGCGACATATACTGCATCAGTGTGTCACTCATGCGCCCGCCGATGAAATAGAGAGACCGTTTCGGATCCGACAGCATCTGACAAATCCGCTCGAACTGTGCTTCCGAGATCGCCTGCGTCGATTCCTCCAGAATGTCCGACACACGATCGAGGAAGCTGGACATATAGGCCCCGTCGACCGGCTTGCTCATCGATTTGCGTTCCACCGGCGAGGTCTGGATCTGCTTGAGCTCATCGATCAGATGGCGCTGGAAGTCCTGAAAGCTCTGAAAGCCGATTTTCGAAACGAAACGTGAAATGCTCGGAGCCGACGTCTTGGCCCGCTCGGCCAGCGTCTGGATCGGCTCCAGTCCGGCGAATGGATAGTCCAGCAGAAGTGTTGTGCTCAGGCGTCTTTCCGTAGCTGTAAAGTCGGTTGAATGCGCCTCGATCTGATCACGAACGGTCATGTCTTTCTCCCTTTCGATCCATAATGAGGAATGAAATTAAATTGTCAAATGTATTTTTTTTGTTGACATTGAAAATCTGCTTTCATTATGTTCACTAGCAATTAGTTGGAGAAAATCGATGCTTGTCACCTCAGGTCGTCAGCTGTTTTATTCAGTTTTTGCCATCCTCGCCCTCGCTCTCGTTGCCTCGGCCATTGCCTGGTACATGGGACCTGCAAGCCAGCGCATTCTCGTTGTTTTCTTTGTTTCGCTGATCGCGGTAGTC
Proteins encoded:
- a CDS encoding MurR/RpiR family transcriptional regulator; the protein is MTVRDQIEAHSTDFTATERRLSTTLLLDYPFAGLEPIQTLAERAKTSAPSISRFVSKIGFQSFQDFQRHLIDELKQIQTSPVERKSMSKPVDGAYMSSFLDRVSDILEESTQAISEAQFERICQMLSDPKRSLYFIGGRMSDTLMQYMSRHLRQIRQKVYHLPSDPEMWPEYLLRMKAKDILVIADFRRYQSNLNHLARKAAEERKAQVVLMTDHWMSPVSRHASEILAVPINTNTLWDSYSGAFAVIEATLTNIADSHWETTKQRIEHWDSMRLDFGE